In a single window of the Raphanus sativus cultivar WK10039 chromosome 9, ASM80110v3, whole genome shotgun sequence genome:
- the LOC108820243 gene encoding LOW QUALITY PROTEIN: phytosulfokine receptor 2-like (The sequence of the model RefSeq protein was modified relative to this genomic sequence to represent the inferred CDS: deleted 1 base in 1 codon) translates to IHLSRNNFTGTIPETISGLDNLELLDFSYNHLHGSIPPSFQSLTFLSRFSVAYNHLTGGIPSGGQFYSFPHSSFEGNLGLCRSINSPCDVMMSKGSSRSHDNNNGKFGRSSIVVLAISLALGITLLLSVILLRLSRKDADDRVNDVDEEAPLSSSSSKIVLFHSCGCKDLTVADLLKSTNSFSQANIIGCGGFGLVYKSNLPDGSKAAVKKLSGDCGQMEREFQAEVEALSRAEHKNLVSLQGYCKHGSDRLLIYSFMETGSLDYWLHESSTALRWEVRLKIAQGAARGLAYLHKVCEPNVIHRDVKSSNILLDDRFEAHLVDFGLARLIRPYDTHVTTDLVGTLGYIPPEYSQSLIATCRGDVYSFGVVLLELVTGSRPVEVCKGKGCRDLVSRVFRMKAEKREAEIIDATIREEDVEEEEVLEVLEIACKCIDHDPRRRPLIEDVVAWLEDFPVESVEEE, encoded by the exons ATTCACTTGAGCAGGAACAACTTCACGGGAACGATACCTGAGACCATCTCAGGTCTTGACAACTTGGAGCTTCTTGATTTTTCTTACAACCATCTCCACGGTTCCATTCCTCCTTCTTTCCAGAGCCTCACTTTCTTGTCGAGGTTCAGCGTTGCTTACAATCATCTCACGGGGGGCATACCTTCAGGTGGTCAGTTCTACAGCTTCCCTCACTCGAGCTTTGAAGGAAACTTGGGACTTTGTCGCTCCATTAACTCTCCTTGCGATGTTATGATGAGTAAAGGCTCTTCACGTAGTCATGATAACAATAATGGAAAGTTCGGTAGAAGCAGCATTGTTGTACTTGCGATAAGTCTGGCCCTAGGGATCACTCTGCTTCTCTCTGTTATCCTACTAAGACTCTCGAGAAAAGACGCTGATGATCGAGTCAACGACGTTGACGAGGAAGCTCccttatcatcatcatcatcaaagatCGTGCTCTTCCATAGCTGTGGATGCAAAGACCTGACTGTAGCGGATCTGCTCAAGTCTACAAACAGTTTCAGTCAGGCAAACATTATAGGATGCGGCGGGTTCGGTCTTGTCTACAAGTCCAATCTACCCGACGGCTCAAAAGCGGCGGTCAAGAAGCTCTCTGGTGACTGCGGGCAGATGGAACGTGAGTTCCAAGCTGAAGTCGAAGCACTGTCGAGAGCTGAGCACAAGAATCTCGTCTCTCTTCAAGGCTACTGCAAGCACGGGAGCGATAGGCTGCTTATCTACTCGTTTATGGAGACCGGGAGCTTAGATTATTGGCTGCACGAGAGTAGTACGGCTCTCAGATGGGAAGTGAGGTTGAAGATAGCTCAAGGAGCGGCGCGTGGGCTTGCTTACTTGCATAAAGTCTGTGAACCTAACGTTATCCACAGGGACGTGAAGTCgtctaatattttattagacGACAGGTTTGAAGCTCATCTTGTGGATTTCGGGTTAGCGAGGTTGATTAGGCCGTACGATACTCATGTGACA ACTGATTTGGTGGGGACGTTGGGTTATATACCTCCAGAGTATAGCCAGTCTTTGATAGCCACGTGTAGAGGAGATGTTTACAGTTTCGGTGTGGTGCTTTTGGAGCTTGTCACGGGGAGTAGACCAGTGGAGGTTTGTAAAGGGAAAGGTTGTAGGGATTTGGTGTCTCGGGTGTTTCGGATGAAGGCTGAGAAGCGTGAAGCTGAGATTATTGATGCAACGATACGTGAAGAAgatgtggaggaggaggaggttttGGAGGTGTTGGAGATTGCGTGCAAATGCATTGATCATGACCCTAGAAGGAGACCGTTGATTGAAGACGTTGTTGCTTGGCTTGAAGATTTTCCAGTAGAGTCTGTTGAAGAAGAATGA
- the LOC108819476 gene encoding early nodulin-like protein 1: protein MVALMKSLCFSFIILASLATLFSVADARRFYVGGSRGWVMNPRESYNTWAERNRFQVNDTLYFKYAKGSDSVQQVMKADYDGCNIRNPLEKFDNGESEVTLNRSGPFFFISGNQDRCLKGQKLIVVVLAIRHPKKVPVSPAQPPKAHSPDSPVAPAKAPSTAQPPKSHSPVSPVAPAKGPSTAEAPKAHSPVSPPAKAPSTTQPPESNAPVSPISPSKAPSTADSPKAHSPVSPAAPAKAPSTVQPPTTTQTPDHSPASPAPENTPPSFPTPPQSTPADNINAPAASTKNTASVVAVTSVMTTVLGVAFTVLMFA from the exons ATGGTGGCCCTCATGAAAagtctctgtttttctttcatCATCCTCGCTTCTCTTGCGACCCTCTTCTCAGTCGCTGATGCACGTAGGTTCTACGTCGGAGGTAGCCGCGGTTGGGTCATGAATCCACGCGAGAGCTACAATACTTGGGCTGAAAGAAACCGTTTTCAAGTCAATGATACTCTCT ACTTTAAGTATGCCAAGGGATCGGACTCAGTGCAACAGGTGATGAAAGCAGATTACGACGGTTGTAACATTAGGAATCCGTTAGAAAAGTTCGATAACGGAGAGTCCGAGGTTACTCTTAACCGATCTGGTCCGTTTTTTTTCATTAGTGGTAATCAAGATCGCTGTCTGAAGGGACAGAAGTTGATCGTTGTTGTCCTAGCCATCAGACATCCCAAGAAGGTTCCTGTTTCTCCGGCTCAACCTCCAAAAGCTCACTCCCCTGATTCTCCTGTTGCACCGGCGAAAGCTCCTTCAACTGCTCAACCTCCAAAATCTCACTCTCCTGTTTCTCCGGTGGCTCCGGCGAAGGGTCCGTCTACTGCCGAAGCTCCAAAGGCTCATTCCCCTGTTTCTCCACCGGCGAAAGCTCCGTCTACGACCCAGCCTCCAGAGTCGAACGCCCCTGTTTCTCCTATTTCTCCGTCTAAAGCTCCGTCAACGGCCGATTCTCCAAAAGCTCACTCTCCTGTTTCTCCAGCTGCACCGGCGAAAGCTCCGTCAACGGTCCAACCTCCAACAACAACTCAAACGCCTGATCATTCACCGGCTTCTCCAGCGCCTGAGAATACTCCACCGTCGTTTCCAACTCCTCCTCAATCAACTCCTGCCGACAACATCAATGCGCCAGCGGCAAGTACCAAAAATACAGCAAGTGTTGTGGCCGTTACTTCGGTTATGACCACAGTATTAGGTGTGGCTTTTACTGTCTTAATGTTCGCTTGA
- the LOC108818932 gene encoding uncharacterized protein LOC108818932 has translation MSRGPGRLIQNVTQFADSQFKEFSTRHGQKVIDILDFPIKLVLSPFTLAFDIAGSAPRGFGIPELISKISYLSVFAVATLGTYDIALDLGKKVICQRDCKTCNGWQALRCTMCKGTGSVHYQIKDYNLRSGEKPTAECVADAIVDNRAELVHLPSSINLTAPLPTKDCPTCDGTGVMSCTECKNKLQVRISADDIMEPPWKAYNVLRKMDYPYEHIVHSMKDPSIANFWLITLPQIVGGFDYDEDIKKKIWLQYEESMRYDQLRDLVAKRNPGWEYLQDALFSIDPVRAQEDPVIVKNVPFYKAKKALEAEVTKLNPPPRPQHWGELNLPLNTSSWSEEDLKNPAKLYEKTVLLNAQREIADKILDAQWEAKWRQEKVEEMLEEKVRPFVQDSSMSVLPQPILLKSQKTNPKGNRQRKWWFF, from the exons atGTCGAGAGGACCAGGTCGGTTGATACAGAACGTGACACAGTTCGCCGATTCTCAGTTCAAGGAGTTCTCGACTCGCCATGGACAAAAAGTCATAGACATCCTCGACTTCCCAATCAAACTCGTCTTGTCTCCTTTCACTCTCGCCTTCGACATCGCCGGCTCTGCTCCTCGCGGCTTTGGCATCCCCGAACTCATCTCCAAGATATCCTATCTCTCTGTTTTC GCGGTTGCTACGCTTGGGACTTATGACATTGCCTTGGACTTGGGGAAGAAAGTCATCTGCCAAAG GGATTGCAAAACATGTAACGGGTGGCAGGCGTTACGGTGCACCATGTGCAAAGGAACAGGGAGTGTTCACTACCAGATCAAAGATTATAACTTGAGAAG TGGAGAGAAGCCAACAGCAGAATGTGTAGCAGATGCCATAGTTGACAATCGCGCTGAGTTGGTTCATCTCCCTTCCTCCATCAACCTTACTGCACCCTTGCCAACGAAAGACTGTCCAACTTGTGATGGAACA GGTGTGATGAGCTGTACTGAGTGCAAGAATAAGCTGCAAGTCAGGATCTCAGCTGATGAT ATCATGGAACCTCCATGGAAAGCATACAATGTCCTGCGGAAGATGGATTATCCCTACGAG CATATTGTTCACAGCATGAAAGATCCAAGCATCGCAAATTTCTGGTTGATCACTTTGCCTCAGATTGTGGGTGGGTTTGATTATGATGAAGATAtcaagaagaaaatatggttgCAATACGAG GAATCAATGCGCTATGATCAACTTAGGGACTTGGTGGCTAAGAGAAACCCTGGCTGGGAATATTTGCAGGAT GCCTTGTTCTCCATTGATCCTGTCCGTGCTCAGGAAGACCCCGTCATTGTGAAAAATGTACCTTTTTACAAGGCTAAGAAAGCTCTGGAGGCTGAAGTCACAAAGCTCAATCCACCTCCTCGTCCTCAGCACTGGGGT GAACTGAATCTCCCACTGAATACTTCCTCTTGGAGTGAAGAGGATCTCAAAAACCCAGCAAAGCTGTACGAGAAGACAGTTCTTCTCAATGCGCAAAGGGAAATCGCTGACAAGATCTTGGATGCACAATGGGAAGCCAAGTGGCGTCAAGAAAAG GTAGAGGAAATGCTGGAGGAGAAAGTGAGACCGTTCGTCCAAGACTCAAGCATGTCTGTTCTTCCCCAGCCCATCTTGTTAAAGTCTCAGAAGACTAATCCAAAG GGGAACCGGCAAAGGAAGTGGTGGTTCTTTTAA